DNA from Metabacillus flavus:
ATCCTTCTACTCATGGGACCGGTAAGCGGAGGGAAATCAACACTTGTCACGATGCTGAAAAGAGGTCTTGAAAAATACTCTCAAACCGACAACGGTGCCGTATTTGCGATTAAAGGCTGCCCGATGCATGAAGATGCTCTTCATTTAATTCCCCATCACCTTCGCCAGGATTTTTATGAGGAATACGGCATCCGGATCGAAGGAAATCTGTCTCCCTTAAATATGATGAGGCTTCAGGAGGAGTACGGCGGCAGAATTGAAGATGTAATCGTTGAGCGGATCTTTTTCTCCGAGGATAAGCGCGTCGGAATCGGTACGTTCAGTCCATCGGATCCGAAATCACAGGATATTGCCGACCTGACAGGAAGCATCGACTTTTCAACGATTGCCGAGTACGGCTCTGAGTCTGACCCAAGGGCTTATCGCTTTGACGGAGAGCTGAATAAAGCGAACCGCGGAATGATGGAGTTCCAGGAGATGCTGAAATGTGATGAAAAATTCTTATGGCACCTTCTTTCTTTAACACAGGAAGGAAACTTCAAAGCAGGGCGATTCGCGCTCATTTCCGCCGACGAGCTGATTGTGGCCCATACGAATGAAACCGAGTACCGCTCCTTCATATCCAATAAGAAAAACGAGGCGCTTCACTCAAGGATTATCGTGATTCCGATTCCATATAATCTTAGAGCAACAGAGGAAGAGCGCATATACGATAAAATGATCAGCGAAAGCGATGTGTCCGATGTCCACATTGCCCCGCATACCCTTAAGGTTGCAGCGATGTTCTCAATTTTAACGAGATTAAAGGAAGCAAAACGCGGAGATATCGACCTCGTGAAGAAGATGAGGCTTTACGATGGTGAAAGTGTAGAAGGCTACAACACAGTGGATTTAGAGGAACTGAAGAAGGAATATCAGGATGAGGGCATGAGCGGGATTGATCCGCGTTATGTCATTAACCGGATTTCCTCCACCATCATCCGGAAAGAAAATCCGTCCATCAACGCACTGGATGTCCTTCGCTCTCTTAAAGAAGGGCTCGATCAGCATCC
Protein-coding regions in this window:
- a CDS encoding PrkA family serine protein kinase; amino-acid sequence: MDILKKIERYREDEERLKWEGTFVEYLEILKTRSNVAQSAHSRVYNMIKDHGIEEVNGVKKYKFFDSQLFGLEEALERLVEEYFHPAAKRLDVRKRILLLMGPVSGGKSTLVTMLKRGLEKYSQTDNGAVFAIKGCPMHEDALHLIPHHLRQDFYEEYGIRIEGNLSPLNMMRLQEEYGGRIEDVIVERIFFSEDKRVGIGTFSPSDPKSQDIADLTGSIDFSTIAEYGSESDPRAYRFDGELNKANRGMMEFQEMLKCDEKFLWHLLSLTQEGNFKAGRFALISADELIVAHTNETEYRSFISNKKNEALHSRIIVIPIPYNLRATEEERIYDKMISESDVSDVHIAPHTLKVAAMFSILTRLKEAKRGDIDLVKKMRLYDGESVEGYNTVDLEELKKEYQDEGMSGIDPRYVINRISSTIIRKENPSINALDVLRSLKEGLDQHPSISQEDRERYLNFISVARKEYDDIAKKEVQKAFVYSYEESAKTLMENYLDNVEAYCNKNKLRDPLTGEEMNPDDKLMRSIEEQIGISENAKKAFREEILIRISAYARKGKRFDYNSHERLREAIQKKLFADLKDVVKITTSSKTPDEQQLKKVNEVVKRLIDEHGYNSTSANELLRYVGSLLNR